In bacterium, the sequence TACTCGAAGGTCCAGACGAGGATGAGAATTCGACAGTTATCTTTGGCGTTGGCAAACCAAATTGCGGCGGGTGAAGTGATTGAGAGACCCGCCTCGGTGATCAAGGAGTTGTTAGAAAATGCACTGGATGCAAAGGCTACCTCAATAGCCATTGAGATAGGTTTTGGCGGTTTAAATTATATGAAAATAAGTGATAATGGCATAGGTATTTGTGCTGAAGACCTGCATTTGGCAATTGCAGCTCACGCCACTTCTAAAATCGAGCATGTAACGGATTTATATCATATTACCACGATGGGTTTTCGGGGCGAGGCGCTGGCAAGTATCGCTTCTGTATCGCGTATGGCGCTTTATTCTAAGACCGCCGATCAGACCCACGGTATGATGTTGTCTACAGATGAGACTGGGATCCGCTTGAAACCTTTTGCACGTACTCAAGGGACAACCATTGAAGTGCGAGATCTATTTTTCAATACCCCAGTGCGAAAGACCTTTCTTAAAACAGAGCGTATGGAATATCAAGCCATAGAATTGGTGGTCAAACAGTTTGCTTTATCTGCACCGAATGTGGCATTGGTTTTGTCTCATAATGGTAAGCAAACGTTAGCTTTACCAGCGGGTCACAGTGAGCAAAGCCATCTACAAAGAGTAAAAAAATTATTTGGGCAAGCCTTCTTGAATGATGTGGTGTTGGTTAATGAACATTATGACAATATGAGCTTGAAAGGTTGGCTGTCACAACGTGATTATCAACGTAGTCAACGAGATAGACAATGGGTATATCTTAA encodes:
- the mutL gene encoding DNA mismatch repair endonuclease MutL, giving the protein MRIRQLSLALANQIAAGEVIERPASVIKELLENALDAKATSIAIEIGFGGLNYMKISDNGIGICAEDLHLAIAAHATSKIEHVTDLYHITTMGFRGEALASIASVSRMALYSKTADQTHGMMLSTDETGIRLKPFARTQGTTIEVRDLFFNTPVRKTFLKTERMEYQAIELVVKQFALSAPNVALVLSHNGKQTLALPAGHSEQSHLQRVKKLFGQAFLNDVVLVNEHYDNMSLKGWLSQRDYQRSQRDRQWVYL